Proteins found in one Paenibacillus borealis genomic segment:
- a CDS encoding DUF2487 family protein, with protein sequence MKFSDFDRKTWEADGHFYDTCVIPYTGLQGTETPPETVAALERQRDFLDLVEKPFQGRVVTYPAVQYGGAESIALLNGLCRKVKSIGFQYAIVLSANEALLEEKVYESDLLLCLPGLKGDSDASVSSRVRDEIQRLWLNGK encoded by the coding sequence ATGAAATTCAGTGATTTTGACCGTAAGACCTGGGAAGCGGATGGACATTTCTATGATACCTGTGTCATTCCGTATACAGGGCTTCAAGGCACGGAGACGCCTCCGGAGACCGTAGCAGCGCTGGAGCGGCAGCGGGATTTCCTCGATTTAGTCGAGAAGCCTTTTCAGGGACGGGTGGTGACCTATCCGGCTGTACAGTATGGGGGAGCTGAAAGTATAGCCTTATTGAATGGTCTCTGCCGAAAAGTCAAATCCATTGGTTTCCAGTATGCCATCGTGTTATCTGCGAATGAGGCGCTTTTGGAGGAGAAGGTTTATGAAAGCGATTTACTCCTTTGCCTGCCTGGATTGAAGGGGGATTCTGATGCTTCTGTAAGCTCCCGTGTACGGGATGAAATCCAAAGATTGTGGTTGAATGGAAAATGA
- a CDS encoding phosphoribosylanthranilate isomerase, whose protein sequence is MADTLVKICGLQDVEVLKSMKSLPLDYIGLVFAPSRRRVTAEAAAQLVAELKAWETGTAPRAAGVFVNPQLAELAELLRTVPLDVVQLHGQESPLFCREVKQAFPQIQVWKALSVAGHDPDVLIDIHALLESYAGTIDALLLDTYDPQGSGGSGRTFDWEQIPLYQQAAADYALPLFIAGGLNPDNVNELLDGYAPYGVDVSSGVESNGLKDIAKMTAFVERVKQS, encoded by the coding sequence ATGGCTGATACACTCGTAAAAATCTGTGGACTTCAGGACGTTGAAGTGCTAAAATCTATGAAGAGTTTGCCTCTAGATTATATCGGACTTGTATTTGCCCCGAGCCGCCGCAGAGTTACTGCAGAAGCTGCTGCTCAGCTTGTTGCAGAGCTGAAAGCGTGGGAGACTGGGACAGCACCCCGCGCTGCGGGAGTATTCGTCAATCCGCAGCTTGCGGAGCTGGCAGAGCTGCTCAGAACAGTACCGCTGGATGTCGTGCAGCTGCATGGACAAGAGAGCCCGCTGTTCTGCCGCGAGGTCAAGCAGGCTTTTCCGCAGATTCAAGTATGGAAGGCACTTTCTGTAGCAGGCCATGACCCTGATGTATTAATAGACATTCATGCTCTCCTGGAGAGCTACGCCGGTACAATCGATGCGCTGCTGCTGGATACCTATGACCCGCAGGGCAGCGGAGGCTCCGGACGTACGTTTGACTGGGAACAGATTCCGCTCTACCAGCAAGCGGCGGCGGACTATGCGCTGCCTTTATTTATAGCCGGAGGACTGAATCCGGACAACGTGAATGAGCTGCTGGACGGCTACGCGCCATATGGCGTGGATGTATCCAGCGGAGTGGAGAGTAACGGCCTTAAGGATATCGCAAAAATGACAGCTTTCGTGGAAAGGGTGAAGCAATCATGA
- a CDS encoding IDEAL domain-containing protein, which yields MDKMKATYEVMLGLAAEMVWDEALRKRRTDILYRKIDTALAAGDEAAFRNLTEELKSLA from the coding sequence ATGGACAAAATGAAGGCTACTTATGAAGTGATGCTGGGGCTTGCTGCAGAAATGGTTTGGGATGAAGCGTTAAGAAAGCGTCGTACCGACATCTTGTACCGGAAGATTGACACGGCGCTGGCTGCCGGAGATGAGGCGGCTTTCCGGAATCTGACTGAAGAACTGAAAAGTTTGGCATAA
- a CDS encoding RNA polymerase sigma factor: MTDSQLIQLIKQGDTELYSELMRRYQRKILAFVYHMLKNSHMELIAEDLCSETFYKAFRSLHSFREVDASFSTWLYTIARNTVLSELRKNRAGNVSLEESGYTPVAPLDVAPEQAALRKERMNLVREAINNLPEKQRSALILREYDQMDYQEIAVILDQSVSSVKSLLFRARSSVKLQLESYFYEPELDEQAERV; this comes from the coding sequence ATGACGGATTCCCAGTTGATCCAGCTTATCAAGCAAGGAGATACAGAATTATACTCGGAATTGATGCGACGTTATCAGCGCAAGATACTGGCGTTCGTGTATCACATGCTTAAGAATTCCCATATGGAGCTGATTGCCGAAGACCTCTGTTCGGAGACCTTCTACAAGGCTTTCCGGAGTCTTCATTCGTTCCGTGAAGTGGATGCTTCTTTTTCTACATGGCTGTACACTATTGCCCGTAATACGGTGCTTAGTGAGCTGCGCAAGAACCGTGCCGGCAATGTGTCGCTTGAAGAGAGCGGATATACTCCTGTGGCACCGCTTGACGTTGCCCCGGAACAGGCGGCATTACGTAAAGAACGGATGAATCTGGTCCGTGAAGCCATTAACAATCTCCCGGAGAAGCAGCGTTCTGCGCTGATTCTGCGTGAATATGATCAGATGGATTACCAGGAAATTGCAGTGATTCTGGATCAGAGTGTCAGCTCCGTGAAATCACTATTGTTCCGTGCCAGGAGCAGTGTGAAGCTCCAGCTCGAATCCTATTTCTATGAGCCTGAATTAGATGAGCAGGCTGAGAGGGTGTAA
- the trpA gene encoding tryptophan synthase subunit alpha — protein MTTETTNRMDLTFKKLRAEGRAALIPFLTVGDPDLETTLDIITELEAAGADILELGVPYSDPLADGPVIQRASSRALRSNIHLRTCMETALKARQAGSQLPFILFTYYNPVMQMGLDTFFAELDAHEISGLIIPDLPVEESEEMRERSRAAGVNLIPLVAPTSSERIARIVSGASGFVYCVSSLGVTGERSTFHTGVDDFIQSVRRSTDLPIAVGFGISTGEQVSRFAKICDGVVVGSAIVRKVEDVIPLLAQPETRSAGLLQIREFVAQLRP, from the coding sequence ATGACTACCGAAACTACTAACCGGATGGATCTGACTTTCAAAAAGCTGCGGGCAGAGGGCCGGGCAGCCCTGATTCCTTTTCTTACCGTAGGCGATCCCGATCTTGAGACAACGCTGGATATTATCACTGAGCTGGAGGCGGCCGGTGCGGACATTCTGGAGCTAGGAGTTCCCTATTCCGACCCGTTAGCCGACGGTCCGGTCATTCAGCGGGCTTCCTCCAGAGCCCTGCGCAGCAACATTCATCTCCGCACCTGCATGGAGACAGCCCTCAAGGCACGTCAGGCCGGCAGCCAGCTGCCGTTCATCCTGTTCACCTACTATAATCCGGTGATGCAGATGGGGCTGGATACCTTCTTCGCCGAGCTGGATGCCCATGAAATCAGCGGGCTGATTATTCCCGATCTGCCTGTTGAAGAGTCGGAGGAAATGCGGGAGCGCAGCCGTGCAGCCGGAGTGAATCTGATTCCGCTGGTGGCCCCGACTTCCAGTGAGCGGATTGCCCGGATTGTTTCCGGCGCCAGCGGATTTGTCTACTGCGTTTCTTCACTTGGTGTAACCGGAGAACGGTCAACCTTTCATACTGGGGTGGATGACTTCATTCAATCCGTCCGCCGCTCTACAGACCTGCCGATCGCTGTAGGATTCGGGATCTCCACTGGAGAACAAGTGTCCCGGTTTGCGAAGATTTGCGATGGTGTAGTCGTCGGCAGCGCCATTGTCCGCAAGGTAGAGGATGTCATTCCTCTGCTGGCCCAGCCGGAGACTAGAAGTGCCGGACTGTTGCAAATTCGTGAATTTGTGGCACAATTAAGACCATAA
- a CDS encoding gamma carbonic anhydrase family protein, whose protein sequence is MRIAYGSYIPQLDESVYVAEGAKLVGDVRMGKQSSVWFNAVLRGDLAPVIIGERCNIQDGTVGHVAEGLPLILGDDISVGHSAIIHGCRIGKGTLIGMGAIVLNGAEIGEYALIGAGSIVTENKIIPPYTLSLGTPAKVIRELTQQDLLRMARTSDSYVKKALEYGNS, encoded by the coding sequence ATGCGGATTGCTTATGGGAGTTACATACCGCAGCTTGATGAATCAGTCTATGTGGCGGAAGGCGCTAAGCTGGTGGGCGATGTAAGAATGGGGAAACAGTCCAGCGTCTGGTTCAATGCCGTGCTCAGAGGAGATTTGGCTCCGGTAATTATCGGAGAGCGCTGCAATATTCAAGATGGAACAGTGGGTCATGTGGCGGAGGGTTTACCGCTGATTCTGGGAGATGATATATCAGTCGGCCATTCAGCGATTATCCACGGCTGCCGGATAGGCAAAGGCACATTAATCGGAATGGGAGCAATTGTATTGAACGGAGCAGAGATTGGTGAATATGCTTTAATAGGAGCCGGCTCCATTGTAACCGAAAACAAAATCATTCCGCCGTACACGCTCTCCTTGGGCACCCCGGCCAAAGTGATCCGTGAGTTGACGCAACAGGATCTGCTGAGGATGGCGCGCACCAGTGATAGCTACGTGAAGAAGGCATTGGAATACGGAAACTCTTAA
- the trpB gene encoding tryptophan synthase subunit beta: MIQVPDKNGRFGSFGGRFVPETLMNALIELEEAYRKFSADPAFQEEIDYLLKQYSGRETPLYYAERLSKHLGEAKIYLKREDLNHTGAHKINNAIGQGILAKMMGKTKVIAETGAGQHGVATATVAALLGMECKVFMGEEDTRRQALNVFRMKLLGAEVIPVTSGSRTLKDAGNEALRYWVSNVEDTFYILGSAVGPHPYPMMVRNFQRVIGDETRRQILEAEGRLPDLLVAAVGGGSNAIGMFYPFMEDEQVAMIGVEAAGKGIDTPFHAATMSKGSHGVFQGSLSYLLQDEHGQVTEAHSISAGLDYPGVGPEHSYLKDIHRAQYVPVTDDEALDALKLLCQTEGIIPALESAHAIAHVVKLGKTLTKDDIVVICLSGRGDKDVESIMAYTEGAGK; encoded by the coding sequence ATGATACAAGTACCGGACAAGAACGGACGTTTTGGTTCTTTTGGAGGCCGCTTCGTTCCTGAAACTTTGATGAATGCATTGATTGAGCTGGAGGAGGCCTACCGTAAATTCTCGGCAGACCCGGCTTTTCAGGAGGAAATAGATTACCTGCTTAAGCAGTATTCCGGACGCGAGACCCCGCTGTATTATGCGGAGCGGCTAAGCAAGCATCTGGGCGAAGCCAAGATCTATCTGAAGCGTGAAGACCTGAACCATACAGGTGCGCACAAGATCAACAACGCTATCGGACAAGGCATTCTGGCCAAAATGATGGGTAAAACCAAGGTGATTGCCGAAACAGGAGCCGGCCAGCACGGCGTGGCTACCGCTACAGTTGCAGCCCTGCTCGGTATGGAATGCAAGGTGTTCATGGGTGAAGAGGATACCCGCCGCCAGGCGCTGAATGTCTTCCGCATGAAGCTGCTTGGTGCAGAAGTGATTCCCGTAACCTCCGGGTCAAGAACACTGAAGGACGCCGGTAATGAGGCACTGCGCTACTGGGTGAGCAACGTTGAGGATACATTCTACATCCTTGGATCTGCGGTAGGCCCGCATCCCTATCCGATGATGGTCCGTAATTTCCAGCGGGTTATCGGGGATGAGACCCGCCGTCAGATTCTGGAGGCGGAAGGACGTTTGCCGGATCTGCTGGTTGCCGCTGTAGGCGGAGGAAGCAATGCCATCGGCATGTTCTATCCTTTCATGGAGGACGAGCAGGTTGCTATGATCGGTGTTGAAGCTGCCGGTAAAGGAATTGATACTCCGTTCCATGCAGCAACTATGAGTAAGGGGAGTCATGGTGTCTTCCAGGGATCGCTCAGCTACCTGCTGCAGGATGAGCATGGACAGGTCACCGAAGCCCATTCTATATCGGCCGGACTGGATTATCCCGGTGTCGGACCCGAACACTCCTATCTCAAGGATATTCACCGGGCGCAGTACGTTCCGGTAACGGATGATGAAGCGCTGGATGCGCTGAAGCTGCTCTGCCAGACGGAGGGCATCATTCCGGCCCTCGAATCTGCCCACGCCATTGCCCATGTGGTGAAGCTCGGCAAGACACTGACCAAGGATGATATCGTGGTCATCTGCCTGTCCGGACGCGGCGACAAAGACGTGGAATCGATCATGGCCTATACGGAAGGGGCGGGGAAATAA
- a CDS encoding ubiquinol-cytochrome c reductase iron-sulfur subunit, producing the protein MSSLNEEQEPLPQEKPQKKDISRRQFLAYTLGGATAFMGAGAILPMIRFAVDPILHKKGEGDFIKVAETSKITDVPQEFTFELPQQDGWYASTATLTAWIRKDESGQIYALSPVCKHLGCTVGWNNDKAFPDEYHCPCHGARYTKLGKNLAVAPKPLDQYTTKIDGGWVYLGDIVPNTEANKEA; encoded by the coding sequence ATGAGCAGCCTTAATGAAGAACAGGAACCGCTTCCGCAAGAAAAGCCCCAAAAGAAGGATATATCGCGTAGACAGTTTTTGGCCTACACACTAGGCGGTGCCACTGCTTTTATGGGAGCCGGAGCCATTCTGCCGATGATTCGTTTTGCCGTAGACCCGATATTACATAAAAAAGGCGAAGGAGACTTTATCAAGGTAGCCGAAACTTCCAAAATTACGGATGTGCCACAGGAGTTCACCTTTGAACTGCCGCAGCAGGACGGATGGTATGCCAGTACAGCGACGCTGACGGCGTGGATCCGGAAAGATGAGAGCGGACAAATTTATGCGCTTTCACCCGTCTGCAAGCACCTTGGCTGTACGGTAGGGTGGAACAATGACAAGGCTTTTCCGGATGAATATCACTGCCCTTGCCACGGGGCGCGTTATACGAAGCTGGGCAAGAATCTGGCGGTTGCCCCGAAGCCGCTGGATCAGTACACCACCAAGATTGACGGAGGCTGGGTGTATCTGGGTGACATCGTTCCAAATACTGAAGCTAATAAGGAGGCGTGA
- a CDS encoding DUF1405 domain-containing protein, with translation MPVHWFDRLFRDRRIIWLLFIVNLLGTVYGYMWYGNQLAFTADNYPHWLLPFVPDSPTASLFFTASLLLLLYPPKGLTGTLVRQLIEALAVVTSVKYGIWAVSMIVAGGYQGDTVTWKDWMLMISHTGMAVEALIYARFFSFRRMLPVALLWTFANDMVDYSEGVFPWLPSVLDDDISAVQYFTMGLTLFSTAAAWLFGGRTRRPALPAKSADRH, from the coding sequence ATGCCGGTTCATTGGTTTGACAGATTATTCAGGGACAGAAGGATCATTTGGCTGCTGTTCATCGTGAATCTTCTGGGTACGGTTTACGGATACATGTGGTATGGCAATCAGCTGGCGTTTACCGCTGATAATTATCCGCACTGGCTGCTTCCTTTTGTTCCGGACAGTCCTACGGCCAGCCTGTTCTTTACTGCTTCATTATTGCTGCTGCTATATCCGCCTAAGGGACTTACCGGAACTTTGGTGCGCCAGCTGATCGAGGCACTGGCTGTAGTTACATCGGTGAAATACGGCATCTGGGCAGTCAGCATGATTGTTGCCGGCGGTTATCAGGGCGATACGGTCACCTGGAAAGACTGGATGCTGATGATATCCCATACCGGGATGGCAGTTGAAGCGTTAATCTATGCCCGTTTCTTCTCGTTCCGCAGAATGCTGCCCGTTGCGCTGTTATGGACTTTCGCGAATGATATGGTCGATTATTCTGAGGGCGTATTTCCGTGGCTGCCTTCAGTGCTGGATGATGATATCAGTGCCGTACAGTATTTCACTATGGGTCTTACGTTGTTCAGCACAGCTGCGGCGTGGTTATTCGGCGGCAGAACAAGGCGTCCAGCTCTTCCCGCCAAATCTGCTGACAGGCACTGA
- a CDS encoding histidine phosphatase family protein: protein MLIGLIRHGLTDWNAEGKIQGQSDIPLNDEGRRQAEMLGDRLLQEPYRWDYCITSSLSRAAETGKIVAAKLGIPLLDPDHRIRERAYGQVEGMTAAAREAKWGKDWNQLTLGQESDEALQVRGLAFLEDLSARYPDKNVLVISHGGFLAQLYTALYKDKYSERLGNLSLTILEKNEQEWNPLLYNCTRHILQNQR from the coding sequence ATGCTGATCGGCTTAATACGCCACGGGCTGACGGATTGGAACGCGGAAGGTAAGATTCAGGGACAAAGTGACATTCCGCTTAACGACGAAGGCCGGAGGCAGGCTGAGATGCTGGGTGACCGGCTTCTGCAGGAGCCCTACCGCTGGGACTACTGCATAACGAGCAGTCTTTCCCGTGCAGCTGAGACAGGGAAGATTGTTGCCGCCAAGCTGGGAATTCCTTTACTGGACCCTGATCATCGTATCCGTGAGCGCGCCTACGGCCAGGTAGAAGGCATGACGGCCGCAGCCCGCGAGGCTAAATGGGGCAAAGACTGGAATCAGTTAACACTGGGGCAGGAGAGCGATGAGGCGCTTCAGGTCCGCGGGCTTGCTTTCCTTGAGGATCTCTCGGCCCGGTATCCGGACAAGAATGTACTGGTTATCTCCCATGGAGGGTTTCTTGCACAGCTGTATACCGCGCTATACAAAGACAAGTATTCGGAACGGCTCGGCAACCTCTCCCTGACGATTTTGGAGAAAAACGAGCAGGAATGGAATCCGTTATTGTACAACTGTACCCGTCATATCTTGCAGAATCAGCGTTAA
- a CDS encoding menaquinol-cytochrome c reductase cytochrome b/c subunit: MAHKDDSKEKVVFVGDSRVRRGNGFITPPDYSAYPGKSEAFIPNFLLKEWMVGVVVLVGILVLTISEPAPLGFPANATATVIPIPDWYFLFLYQYLKLPYASGDYIVLGTLGVTGVAFGSLLLAPFLDTGRERRFYRRPIASSLMFLSLAAIVYLTNTAWTEYKHEMAETGQIPEDVQREEKAAENRAAGLPTTSVVQTKDIAIVDKDDPAMALYKQATCVSCHAVDMKGSGGPPSLRGVGDKHDKAAILTIIKEGKGQMPPMYETAMGAGLSEQDIDDLAGWLAKQKSEQ, translated from the coding sequence ATGGCGCATAAAGACGACTCCAAAGAGAAGGTGGTATTCGTAGGGGATTCCCGCGTCCGCAGGGGCAACGGGTTCATTACTCCTCCTGACTATTCGGCCTATCCGGGCAAGTCTGAAGCTTTTATACCTAACTTTCTGCTTAAGGAATGGATGGTTGGCGTAGTGGTGCTGGTGGGTATTCTGGTTCTGACGATATCGGAGCCGGCTCCGCTCGGGTTTCCCGCAAATGCGACAGCGACGGTTATTCCGATACCGGACTGGTACTTTTTGTTTCTCTATCAGTATCTCAAGCTGCCTTATGCATCGGGAGATTATATCGTGCTGGGAACGCTGGGCGTGACTGGTGTAGCGTTTGGCTCGCTGCTTCTGGCCCCTTTTCTGGATACGGGCCGTGAACGCCGGTTCTACCGTAGACCGATTGCTTCCTCTCTTATGTTTCTGTCCCTGGCGGCGATTGTTTACTTGACCAACACCGCCTGGACGGAATACAAGCACGAAATGGCAGAGACGGGACAGATTCCGGAGGATGTGCAGCGTGAGGAGAAAGCGGCCGAGAACAGGGCGGCGGGCTTGCCGACCACCAGTGTCGTCCAGACGAAGGACATTGCCATTGTGGACAAGGATGATCCGGCGATGGCACTCTATAAGCAAGCCACCTGCGTATCCTGCCACGCGGTAGATATGAAGGGTTCCGGCGGTCCGCCTTCGCTGCGCGGGGTCGGGGATAAGCATGATAAGGCAGCGATTCTTACTATTATTAAAGAAGGTAAAGGACAAATGCCTCCGATGTACGAGACCGCGATGGGAGCGGGGCTGTCCGAGCAGGATATTGACGATCTGGCCGGCTGGCTTGCCAAACAAAAAAGCGAACAGTAA
- a CDS encoding prephenate dehydrogenase yields MTTKIAIFGVGLIGGSLALCFKGKEGLTVVGHAHRPESAIKYVSRGVVDEATLSLEEAALGADYIFLCVPVGMIEDYLQQLSRLPLKPGCIITDVGSTKASIAACAASLDLPGVHFIGGHPMAGSERSGVEAASSLLFENAYYVLTPPPGVPEEAYHALESLLLHTRAHIVRLDPERHDEIVGAISHLPHIIAVALVNQIHAYHDSDSLYSTLAAGGFRDITRIASSDPIIWRDILLNNRSVMLRLLKDWSDEVSSFIHLLEQGDGAGIESAFHEANEFRSQLPERRKGMIVPLFDLHIDVPDHPGIIGRITTELGDQGINLSNVQIIESREDVPGIMRLSFRQEHDMERAKVVLQQNDYTVYV; encoded by the coding sequence ATGACGACAAAAATAGCAATTTTCGGTGTCGGTCTGATCGGCGGCTCACTGGCCCTTTGCTTCAAAGGCAAGGAGGGCCTGACCGTTGTAGGACATGCCCACCGTCCTGAATCAGCAATCAAATATGTCAGCAGAGGTGTAGTCGACGAGGCTACACTATCCCTTGAGGAAGCGGCGCTGGGCGCCGATTATATTTTTCTGTGTGTGCCTGTAGGCATGATAGAGGATTATCTTCAGCAGCTAAGCCGGCTGCCGCTGAAGCCGGGCTGTATTATCACCGACGTCGGCAGCACCAAGGCCAGCATAGCGGCCTGCGCAGCTTCGCTTGACCTTCCCGGTGTGCATTTCATCGGCGGCCATCCCATGGCCGGCTCGGAGCGTTCAGGCGTTGAGGCAGCCTCCTCCTTGCTGTTCGAGAATGCCTATTATGTGCTGACGCCTCCGCCCGGAGTTCCGGAGGAAGCTTATCATGCACTGGAATCTTTGCTTCTACATACCAGAGCGCATATTGTCCGGCTTGACCCGGAGCGCCATGATGAGATTGTCGGAGCGATCAGCCACCTGCCGCATATTATAGCGGTGGCGCTGGTCAACCAGATTCATGCCTACCATGATTCAGATTCTTTGTACAGCACACTGGCGGCCGGAGGGTTCCGGGATATTACGCGGATTGCCTCAAGTGATCCGATCATCTGGCGTGATATCCTGCTGAATAACCGCTCGGTCATGCTGCGTCTGCTCAAAGACTGGAGTGATGAGGTCTCTTCGTTCATCCATCTGCTGGAGCAGGGGGATGGTGCAGGGATCGAGTCGGCTTTCCATGAGGCGAATGAATTCCGCAGCCAGCTGCCTGAACGCCGCAAAGGAATGATTGTCCCGCTGTTCGACCTTCATATTGATGTTCCCGATCATCCCGGGATTATCGGACGCATCACAACGGAGCTTGGCGACCAGGGCATCAATCTTAGCAACGTGCAGATTATAGAGAGCCGGGAGGATGTTCCCGGGATTATGCGCTTGTCCTTCCGCCAGGAGCATGATATGGAGCGGGCCAAGGTTGTGCTGCAGCAGAATGATTATACGGTATATGTGTAG
- the qcrB gene encoding menaquinol-cytochrome c reductase cytochrome b subunit yields MFKNVYNWIDERLDITPIWRDVADHEVPEHVNPAHHFSAFVYCFGGLTFFITVIQILSGMFLTMYYVPDIINAYASVEYLQTKVAFGQIVRGMHHWGASLVIVMMFLHTMRVFFTGSYKAPREMNWVVGMLIFFVMLGLGLTGYLLPWDNKAYFATKVTLEIANSVPVMGPVLKELMQGGTIVGAETLTRFFALHVFFLPAVLLILLVGHFIMIRRQGISGPL; encoded by the coding sequence ATGTTTAAAAATGTCTATAACTGGATTGATGAACGTCTGGATATTACGCCGATATGGAGAGATGTTGCCGACCACGAGGTTCCCGAGCATGTCAATCCGGCCCATCACTTCTCAGCCTTTGTATACTGCTTCGGCGGACTTACTTTTTTCATAACCGTCATTCAGATTCTGTCAGGCATGTTTCTGACGATGTATTATGTACCCGATATCATAAATGCCTATGCCAGTGTGGAATATCTGCAGACCAAGGTCGCCTTCGGCCAGATTGTCCGCGGAATGCACCACTGGGGGGCGAGTCTGGTTATTGTCATGATGTTTCTTCATACAATGCGAGTGTTCTTCACCGGCTCCTATAAGGCTCCGCGCGAAATGAACTGGGTAGTCGGGATGCTGATTTTCTTCGTCATGCTGGGACTGGGATTAACCGGCTACCTGTTGCCTTGGGACAATAAAGCGTACTTTGCAACTAAGGTTACCTTGGAGATCGCGAACTCTGTTCCGGTTATGGGGCCGGTGCTGAAGGAGCTGATGCAGGGCGGTACGATTGTTGGTGCCGAGACACTGACCCGCTTCTTCGCCCTCCATGTATTCTTCCTTCCGGCGGTCCTGCTTATACTGCTGGTCGGACACTTCATTATGATCCGCAGACAAGGGATTTCCGGCCCATTGTAA
- the hisC gene encoding histidinol-phosphate transaminase, which translates to MNPKPNIVDLPVYKPGKPIEEVKKELGLSDVIKLASNENPYGAAPSAKAAIVAELDNLYLYPDGSAAELTAALAEHLGVASDNIIFGCGSDEIIALIARAFFLPGDETIMADQTFSVYKSNADIEGAVSIEVPLKNGTHDLDAMLAKITDRTKAIWICNPNNPTGTIVPEDALITFLDAVPAGVMVVLDEAYFEYVTDLSYSNGIKLLDTYPNLVVLRTFSKIYGLAALRIGYGVASPQIISLINKVREPFNTTRLAQVGALAALADQEYVQQCRTLNSAGIVQLQAEFQRLGLESFPAHGNFIMVDVRKPAFEVFDALLRQGLIVRAGHHRYPTYIRVTVGSAEQNTAFIAALEQALQEQGVRA; encoded by the coding sequence ATGAACCCGAAACCGAATATCGTCGACCTCCCTGTCTACAAGCCGGGGAAACCGATCGAAGAAGTCAAGAAGGAGCTGGGCTTAAGCGATGTTATTAAGCTGGCATCCAACGAGAACCCTTATGGGGCAGCACCAAGCGCAAAAGCCGCTATTGTAGCGGAACTGGATAATCTGTATTTATACCCGGACGGTTCCGCTGCCGAGCTGACTGCAGCATTGGCCGAACATCTGGGAGTAGCAAGTGACAACATTATTTTCGGCTGCGGGTCTGACGAGATTATCGCACTGATCGCACGTGCTTTTTTCCTGCCCGGTGACGAGACAATTATGGCTGATCAGACCTTTTCCGTCTATAAGAGCAACGCTGATATAGAAGGTGCTGTATCTATTGAAGTGCCTTTGAAGAACGGTACCCATGATCTGGATGCCATGCTGGCGAAGATTACGGACCGTACCAAGGCAATCTGGATCTGCAATCCGAACAATCCGACCGGAACGATTGTGCCGGAGGATGCCCTGATTACTTTCCTGGATGCAGTACCGGCTGGAGTTATGGTTGTACTGGATGAGGCATATTTCGAATATGTAACTGATCTGAGTTACTCTAACGGCATTAAGCTGCTGGACACTTATCCGAATCTTGTTGTACTCCGTACATTCTCCAAGATCTATGGTCTTGCTGCACTCCGCATCGGTTACGGCGTGGCCAGCCCGCAGATTATCTCCTTGATCAATAAAGTGCGGGAACCGTTCAATACCACCCGCTTAGCCCAGGTAGGGGCTCTGGCTGCACTGGCTGATCAGGAATATGTCCAACAGTGCCGTACGCTTAACAGTGCGGGGATTGTGCAGCTGCAGGCGGAATTCCAGCGGCTTGGGCTGGAATCCTTCCCGGCTCACGGTAATTTCATTATGGTGGATGTACGTAAGCCGGCCTTTGAGGTCTTCGATGCCCTGCTGCGGCAAGGTCTTATCGTGAGAGCAGGCCATCACCGCTACCCGACCTACATCCGGGTTACAGTCGGTTCTGCCGAGCAGAACACAGCGTTTATCGCTGCCCTGGAGCAGGCGCTTCAAGAGCAGGGAGTACGTGCATAA